A genomic segment from Bradyrhizobium sp. ISRA430 encodes:
- a CDS encoding DUF1127 domain-containing protein, producing the protein MSAIYSAARMRRTAASPQQAISLFQRLRSAWQERRRRRGVQADLSALSDRELMDIGTTRGEIDYIASQRSIARPHRSSAQRIGDALVILLLFNVFSLISADRARAQCTAQDVLRNHLAVKAAPAAPGSQIPISSAADVSVWKTILIGTFADSFALRRAMDAIGCGVGNSADEILARPAFSLSDKKAEVQLVAVSVAELGFQGETASLRDIYARAQGLGFGLAAAEIAPQLRLQYLDQPIGEFLTIGMEPIRTWAGEPVLLTVANGGAGLILIGQDGHDDAQISVISRFVFVRPDKPASAEAAAMAR; encoded by the coding sequence ATGAGCGCAATCTACAGCGCTGCGCGGATGCGGCGGACTGCCGCATCCCCACAGCAGGCTATCAGCCTTTTCCAGCGGCTCCGGAGCGCATGGCAGGAACGCCGCAGGCGGCGAGGCGTACAAGCCGACCTAAGTGCCCTCAGCGACAGGGAGCTCATGGATATCGGCACGACGCGCGGCGAGATCGACTACATCGCCTCGCAGCGAAGCATCGCGAGGCCGCATCGCTCGTCAGCCCAGCGCATTGGCGATGCACTTGTGATCCTGTTGCTCTTTAACGTGTTTAGCCTGATTTCCGCAGATCGCGCCCGCGCTCAATGCACTGCACAGGATGTTCTGCGCAATCACTTGGCGGTCAAGGCTGCTCCGGCGGCTCCCGGATCGCAGATTCCAATCAGCTCCGCTGCCGATGTCTCGGTTTGGAAGACGATCCTGATCGGGACGTTCGCGGATTCATTCGCTCTACGCCGCGCCATGGATGCAATAGGGTGCGGCGTCGGAAACTCGGCTGACGAGATACTCGCTCGACCCGCCTTTAGCCTGAGCGACAAGAAAGCCGAAGTCCAGCTTGTTGCCGTGTCGGTCGCCGAGCTTGGCTTCCAAGGTGAGACAGCGTCGTTGCGAGACATCTATGCGCGTGCACAAGGGCTCGGCTTTGGACTTGCTGCCGCCGAAATCGCGCCTCAGCTCAGGCTCCAGTATCTGGATCAGCCAATCGGTGAGTTTCTCACCATCGGGATGGAGCCTATCAGAACATGGGCGGGTGAACCGGTTCTCCTAACGGTCGCCAATGGCGGAGCAGGCCTCATCCTGATCGGCCAGGATGGCCACGACGACGCCCAAATATCGGTGATATCCCGCTTTGTGTTCGTGCGACCCGATAAACCCGCTTCTGCGGAGGCCGCAGCGATGGCCAGGTAA
- a CDS encoding carboxyl transferase domain-containing protein, protein MNWKPELDELARREAFAREMGGVDKVKRQHDQGRLTVRERIDKLTDKGSFHEIGAVSGIGEYDQKGELKHVTPANCVFGRARVDGRTVVVVGDDFTVRGGSADASISAKPLMAEEMAHDFRLPIVRIIEGSGGGGSVKTIETKGAANLPGGIGGTRWYRFTTENLSRVPVVALGLGSVAGLGAARLAASHYSIMTKSSAMFVAGPPVVKALGQDLSKEDLGGADIQTRAGAIDHAVETEEEAFACARRFLSYLPSSVYELPPTLPCTDDPERTEEALMNAVPRNRKQVYKMRPIIESVVDKGSFFEVARNFGKPIIVGLARLEGRAVLLLASDSFHYGGSWTADACQKVVRWVDFAETFHLPIVYLMDCPGFMIGLDAEKSATIRHGVRAMAAVNQTTVPWCTVILRNAFGVAGVVHQPADRFSIRYAWPSAYWGSLPLEGGIEAAYRADIDAAEDGVAKLKEIEERLNKLRSPFRSAEKFWVEEIIDPRKTRSLLCEFARLAEPLRTPGPPGNMTIRP, encoded by the coding sequence ATGAACTGGAAGCCGGAACTCGACGAGCTCGCTCGGCGCGAAGCCTTCGCGCGGGAGATGGGAGGCGTTGACAAGGTCAAGCGACAGCATGACCAGGGCCGGCTGACTGTTCGGGAGCGCATCGACAAGCTGACCGACAAGGGCAGCTTTCACGAGATCGGTGCCGTCTCCGGCATCGGTGAATACGATCAAAAGGGCGAGCTGAAACACGTGACGCCGGCGAACTGCGTGTTCGGCCGCGCGCGCGTCGATGGCCGTACCGTGGTCGTGGTCGGCGACGACTTCACCGTGCGCGGCGGCTCGGCCGATGCGTCGATCTCCGCAAAGCCGCTGATGGCGGAGGAGATGGCGCACGACTTCCGTCTGCCCATCGTCCGCATTATCGAAGGCTCCGGCGGCGGCGGCTCGGTGAAGACGATCGAAACCAAGGGCGCGGCCAATCTGCCGGGTGGCATAGGCGGCACGCGCTGGTATCGCTTCACGACGGAAAATCTGTCCCGCGTGCCGGTGGTTGCGCTCGGCCTCGGCTCGGTCGCGGGCCTTGGCGCAGCGCGTCTTGCCGCCAGCCATTACTCCATCATGACAAAGTCCTCGGCGATGTTCGTCGCCGGGCCGCCTGTGGTGAAGGCGCTCGGACAGGATCTCTCGAAGGAGGATCTCGGCGGCGCCGACATCCAGACCCGCGCCGGCGCGATCGATCATGCCGTCGAGACCGAGGAGGAGGCGTTTGCCTGCGCGCGCCGCTTCCTCTCTTATCTGCCGTCGTCGGTCTACGAGCTGCCGCCGACCTTGCCCTGCACCGACGATCCCGAGCGCACCGAAGAAGCGCTGATGAACGCGGTGCCGCGCAACCGCAAGCAGGTCTACAAGATGCGGCCGATCATCGAGTCGGTCGTCGACAAGGGCTCCTTCTTCGAGGTCGCAAGGAACTTCGGCAAGCCGATCATCGTCGGGCTCGCGCGGCTCGAGGGCAGGGCGGTGCTGCTGCTCGCCAGCGACAGTTTTCACTATGGCGGCTCCTGGACGGCGGATGCGTGCCAGAAGGTGGTGCGCTGGGTCGATTTCGCCGAGACCTTCCATCTGCCTATCGTCTATCTCATGGACTGCCCCGGCTTCATGATCGGCCTGGATGCGGAGAAGTCAGCCACCATCCGGCACGGCGTCCGCGCCATGGCCGCGGTCAACCAGACCACGGTGCCCTGGTGCACGGTGATCCTGCGCAACGCCTTCGGTGTTGCAGGCGTGGTGCATCAGCCCGCCGACCGCTTCTCGATCCGCTACGCCTGGCCCTCGGCCTATTGGGGCTCGCTGCCGCTCGAAGGCGGCATCGAGGCCGCCTACCGCGCCGATATCGACGCGGCGGAGGATGGGGTCGCCAAGCTTAAGGAGATCGAGGAGCGCCTCAACAAGCTGCGCTCGCCGTTCCGCTCGGCCGAGAAATTCTGGGTCGAGGAGATCATCGATCCCCGCAAGACGCGTTCGCTGCTTTGCGAATTCGCGCGGCTCGCCGAGCCGCTGCGCACGCCGGGGCCACCGGGGAATATGACGATCAGGCCGTAG
- a CDS encoding helix-turn-helix domain-containing protein yields MGRRSERLSRQGVLAGDAGESDVIQVVSRAFDVLRCFEGHEARLGNLEISNRCGLPRSTVSRLTHTLTRMGQLVYLPRDQKYRIGPSAVAMSASMMKGAQLRSMIRQRLQEVAEQLPGTVGFVVPDRFHLVYLQFARSASALGLHEGTGSRISMASTAAGAAYTAALAPEVGDALIAEMEREAPETAKILRPRIEANRQFLREHGYVVACGLWSPHINGLAVPMWSPQYQTFVVVTIGLLAAMYDEQRLHDEVAPLMVGLGRSLGSLLEGAEADVFNNRLARKPIAMAVQNNNKPIRSEGVNELEAGTRRARSARSLRAGDGRR; encoded by the coding sequence ATGGGACGACGTTCGGAGCGGTTGAGTAGGCAAGGAGTGCTCGCTGGTGATGCCGGTGAGAGCGATGTCATCCAGGTGGTTTCGCGCGCGTTCGACGTGTTGCGATGCTTCGAGGGCCATGAGGCCCGACTCGGCAATCTCGAGATTTCCAATCGCTGCGGTCTGCCGCGATCGACGGTGTCGCGGCTCACCCACACGCTGACGCGGATGGGACAGCTCGTTTACCTGCCGCGCGATCAGAAGTATCGCATCGGTCCGAGCGCGGTGGCGATGAGCGCCTCGATGATGAAGGGCGCCCAGTTGCGCTCCATGATCCGCCAGCGCCTCCAGGAGGTCGCCGAGCAACTGCCGGGCACGGTCGGCTTCGTCGTGCCGGATCGCTTTCATCTCGTCTATCTGCAATTCGCGCGCTCGGCGTCCGCACTCGGTCTGCATGAGGGGACCGGTAGCCGCATCTCGATGGCGTCGACCGCCGCGGGCGCGGCCTACACGGCAGCACTGGCGCCGGAAGTCGGCGATGCCTTGATTGCGGAAATGGAACGCGAAGCTCCCGAGACCGCCAAGATCTTGAGGCCTCGCATCGAGGCCAACCGCCAGTTCCTGCGCGAGCATGGCTATGTCGTGGCCTGTGGTCTGTGGAGCCCGCACATCAACGGCCTCGCCGTGCCGATGTGGTCGCCGCAATACCAGACCTTCGTCGTCGTCACGATCGGCCTGTTGGCCGCGATGTATGACGAGCAGCGTTTGCATGACGAGGTCGCGCCGCTGATGGTCGGGCTTGGCAGGTCGCTGGGCAGCCTGCTTGAGGGCGCGGAAGCTGATGTGTTCAACAACCGTCTCGCACGCAAGCCGATCGCGATGGCAGTTCAAAACAACAACAAGCCCATCAGGTCGGAGGGAGTGAATGAACTGGAAGCCGGAACTCGACGAGCTCGCTCGGCGCGAAGCCTTCGCGCGGGAGATGGGAGGCGTTGA
- a CDS encoding acetyl-CoA carboxylase biotin carboxyl carrier protein subunit, whose protein sequence is MQTKLPQAFCDDNKKAIGMPDIKIVTEVAGRVCAIPVQVGGSVADGDDVAVVEAMKMEIPVPSPAAGTIKSLLVKLDDVVAEGQAIAIVAS, encoded by the coding sequence TTGCAGACGAAGCTACCTCAGGCATTTTGCGACGACAACAAAAAGGCGATTGGCATGCCAGATATTAAGATCGTCACCGAGGTTGCAGGACGCGTGTGTGCGATTCCCGTGCAGGTTGGAGGAAGCGTCGCGGATGGCGATGACGTTGCAGTTGTCGAAGCGATGAAGATGGAGATACCGGTGCCCTCGCCTGCGGCCGGCACGATCAAATCGCTTCTCGTGAAACTCGACGATGTCGTCGCCGAAGGCCAGGCCATAGCGATCGTCGCGAGTTGA
- a CDS encoding TAXI family TRAP transporter solute-binding subunit encodes MLRGLLMLAPALVAGFSFASTRYASAEDIKLPPSLTFTAYDTGTAGFNIAVGVGKMMKDKYGTDVRVLPAGNDVARLAPLRAKRAASSAMGSGTYFAQEGVFEFGSKEWGPQPLQLMLSTVDCNCGSLGVAADAGVKELKDLKGKRVGFVVGSPALNQNSLAVLAFAGLTKDDVKVVEFASYGAMWKGLINNDTDAAFGTTITGPAKEAETSPRGLVWPPLPAKDKEGWARMQKVGSFFFPQLATCGAGISPEKPVELGNYPYPIFVAYASQAADQVYAMTKAMIVNYDAYKDSAPGAGGLAADRQTKNWVVPVHPGAVKALKEAGQWTDAQESHNNKLFKRQEVLAAAWADYGKSNPPSDDKAFLDGWMKARAAALAKADMPNGFD; translated from the coding sequence ATGCTTCGTGGGCTGCTCATGCTCGCGCCTGCCTTGGTTGCGGGCTTTTCTTTTGCGTCTACACGCTACGCCTCGGCTGAAGACATCAAGCTGCCGCCTAGTCTGACCTTCACCGCCTATGACACCGGAACCGCCGGCTTCAACATCGCGGTCGGCGTCGGCAAGATGATGAAGGATAAATACGGCACCGATGTGCGCGTGCTGCCCGCCGGCAACGACGTCGCCCGCCTCGCGCCGCTGCGCGCCAAGCGCGCGGCCTCGTCGGCGATGGGATCGGGCACCTATTTCGCACAGGAAGGCGTGTTCGAGTTCGGCAGCAAGGAATGGGGCCCGCAGCCGCTTCAGCTCATGCTCTCCACGGTCGACTGCAATTGCGGATCGCTTGGCGTTGCCGCGGATGCCGGCGTGAAGGAGCTCAAGGACCTCAAAGGCAAGCGGGTCGGCTTCGTGGTCGGCTCGCCGGCGCTGAACCAAAACTCGCTTGCCGTTCTCGCCTTCGCCGGTCTCACGAAAGACGACGTCAAGGTCGTCGAGTTCGCAAGCTACGGCGCGATGTGGAAGGGCCTGATCAACAACGATACCGATGCCGCCTTCGGCACCACCATCACCGGCCCCGCCAAGGAAGCCGAGACCTCGCCGCGTGGCCTGGTCTGGCCTCCGCTGCCCGCCAAGGACAAGGAAGGCTGGGCGCGCATGCAGAAGGTCGGCTCGTTCTTCTTCCCGCAGCTTGCGACCTGCGGCGCCGGCATCTCGCCGGAAAAGCCGGTCGAACTCGGCAATTACCCCTACCCGATCTTCGTCGCCTACGCCTCGCAAGCAGCGGATCAGGTCTACGCGATGACCAAGGCGATGATCGTGAACTACGACGCCTACAAGGACTCCGCGCCCGGCGCCGGCGGGCTTGCCGCCGACCGCCAGACCAAGAACTGGGTAGTTCCGGTGCATCCCGGCGCGGTCAAGGCGCTGAAGGAAGCCGGGCAATGGACCGACGCGCAGGAGTCCCACAACAACAAGCTGTTCAAGCGGCAAGAGGTGCTCGCGGCCGCCTGGGCCGACTACGGCAAGTCCAACCCGCCATCGGACGACAAGGCATTCCTCGACGGCTGGATGAAAGCGCGCGCGGCCGCGCTTGCCAAGGCCGACATGCCGAACGGGTTTGATTAG
- a CDS encoding TRAP transporter permease → MSSVSVSPGPQEQAKRVVFDDPHGAAGNMQEAEVTRVRTLRGAWRWTLVAATAATILLCINQQFSLRFFVGYTQLNTEYFYLLIALMLPFTFLIFPGSERAPLDRIPWYDLAFFVVTFAAALLLMSNVRKAAEAGWEFGGAPNSVIVAGLVMWAMLMEALRRTGGWSLLLSVLPFTVYPLFAESAWLGPFRGTQSTLEQATAYHVLSGESLLGIPIQAFADTVIGFLVFGTALMMTGAGKFFINLAFALCGTFRGGAAKVCIFASGLLGMMSGSIISNVLTAGTMTIPVMKKSGFRASYAGAIEACASTGAVLAPPVMGATAFVIAQFLNISYAEVAVAAIIPAALYYVGLFMQVDAYAARHGLKGIPRAELPRVMDTIRDGWYYVFVIALLIVMLLYFKRESHAPFYATALLLVLNQIFSKDTRWTAATIGKFLEVNGRTFVELVGILAGCGLLIGAFSMTGVVSSLANDLLRLAGDNAFLLLAMCAFTSLILGLGLTTTACYIFLAILVAPALEKLGLNRMAVHMFIFYWGMLSSITPPVAIASFAAAGIAGSPAMKTGWESMWVGSIIYFIPFFFVLNPALVLQGPSPYLPGLGLMALAAFGTLFICGGIQGYQAFVGDLRGAGALEWPIRVLLVIGGFVVATPGGGIMPLSQMQITLLGLAILAPTSLLALLLVRRQSPVPDGLRVP, encoded by the coding sequence ATGTCGTCTGTTTCAGTTTCACCCGGCCCGCAGGAGCAAGCCAAGCGGGTCGTATTCGACGACCCTCACGGCGCTGCCGGCAACATGCAGGAAGCCGAGGTGACGCGCGTGCGTACGTTGCGCGGCGCCTGGCGCTGGACGCTGGTGGCTGCGACCGCGGCAACGATCCTGCTCTGCATCAACCAGCAATTCTCGCTGCGCTTCTTCGTCGGCTACACCCAACTCAACACGGAGTACTTCTATCTCCTGATCGCCTTGATGCTGCCCTTCACCTTCCTGATCTTTCCGGGCAGCGAGCGCGCGCCGCTCGACCGGATTCCCTGGTATGACCTTGCGTTCTTCGTCGTGACCTTCGCGGCGGCGCTGCTGCTGATGTCGAACGTGCGCAAGGCGGCTGAAGCCGGATGGGAATTCGGCGGCGCGCCCAACAGCGTGATCGTCGCGGGTCTCGTGATGTGGGCGATGCTGATGGAGGCGCTGCGCCGAACCGGCGGCTGGAGCCTGCTGCTGAGCGTGCTGCCCTTCACCGTCTATCCTCTGTTCGCCGAATCCGCGTGGCTCGGGCCGTTCCGCGGCACGCAATCGACGCTGGAACAGGCGACCGCCTATCACGTGCTCTCGGGCGAGAGCCTGCTCGGCATTCCGATCCAGGCGTTCGCCGACACCGTGATCGGCTTTCTCGTGTTCGGCACCGCGCTGATGATGACGGGAGCCGGCAAGTTCTTCATCAATCTCGCCTTCGCGCTGTGCGGCACCTTCCGCGGCGGCGCCGCGAAAGTCTGCATCTTCGCGAGCGGCCTGCTCGGCATGATGTCGGGCTCGATCATCTCCAACGTGCTCACCGCCGGCACCATGACCATTCCGGTGATGAAGAAGAGCGGTTTTCGCGCCTCCTATGCCGGTGCAATCGAGGCTTGCGCCTCGACCGGCGCGGTGCTGGCGCCGCCGGTGATGGGCGCGACCGCGTTCGTGATCGCACAGTTCCTCAACATCAGCTACGCCGAGGTCGCGGTCGCCGCGATCATTCCGGCCGCGCTCTACTATGTCGGCCTGTTCATGCAGGTCGACGCCTATGCCGCGCGCCACGGGCTGAAGGGCATTCCGCGCGCCGAGCTGCCGCGGGTAATGGATACGATCAGGGACGGCTGGTACTACGTTTTCGTCATCGCGCTGCTGATCGTGATGTTGCTGTACTTCAAGCGCGAGAGCCATGCGCCATTCTATGCCACCGCGCTGCTGCTCGTTCTCAACCAGATCTTCTCCAAGGACACACGCTGGACCGCGGCGACGATCGGCAAGTTCCTCGAGGTCAACGGGCGCACCTTCGTTGAGCTCGTCGGCATCCTCGCCGGCTGCGGCCTCCTGATCGGCGCGTTCTCGATGACCGGCGTGGTGTCGAGCCTTGCCAACGACCTGCTGCGGCTTGCCGGCGACAACGCGTTTCTGCTGCTTGCGATGTGCGCCTTCACCAGCCTGATCCTGGGGCTCGGGCTGACGACGACGGCCTGCTACATCTTCCTCGCCATTCTGGTCGCACCGGCTTTGGAAAAGCTCGGGCTCAACCGCATGGCCGTGCACATGTTCATCTTCTATTGGGGCATGCTGTCGTCGATCACGCCGCCGGTCGCGATCGCATCCTTCGCGGCCGCGGGCATTGCCGGCTCGCCGGCGATGAAGACGGGCTGGGAATCGATGTGGGTCGGCAGCATCATCTATTTCATCCCGTTCTTCTTCGTGCTCAATCCCGCGCTGGTGCTGCAGGGACCAAGCCCGTATCTGCCCGGCCTTGGCCTGATGGCGCTCGCCGCGTTTGGCACGCTATTCATCTGCGGCGGCATCCAGGGCTACCAGGCCTTCGTCGGCGACCTCCGCGGCGCGGGCGCGCTCGAGTGGCCCATCCGCGTGCTGCTGGTGATCGGCGGATTCGTCGTTGCCACGCCCGGCGGCGGGATCATGCCGCTGTCGCAGATGCAGATCACGCTGCTGGGGCTCGCGATCCTGGCGCCGACGAGTTTGCTCGCCCTTCTCCTGGTGCGACGGCAGAGCCCGGTGCCAGACGGGTTGCGCGTGCCCTGA